A single region of the Ziziphus jujuba cultivar Dongzao chromosome 10, ASM3175591v1 genome encodes:
- the LOC107412046 gene encoding sugar transporter ERD6-like 5, translating into MELKAPESLATLPVGLTNLKQIIPISLVSVCFQFSSHFSLRRRENMEDRLLARSVMVDHDAKLELIGYSSAAQSGIMEELDLSIASVPVYIAERAPTKLRGRFTSANQLMVCFGLSLMYVIGNVVTWPTLAVIGAIPALLHVLGLFFILESPRWLAKVGKHKELEATLQSLRGKNADICLEAADIIKVDNLSAKYIQISAAGMCLSSFILGLAFAFQGLHQLKELTPIMVFIGILGYSVAFSFGLAGLPWVIMSEGSAGSIVSLANWTLSWTGTFLIFSVLCGSTVVFIAKLVPETKGKTLEEIQASITQFNSLIR; encoded by the exons TCTCAAGCAAATAATACCAATATCTCTCGTTTCTGTTTGCTTTCAATTTTCTTCCCATTTTTCACTAAGACGCAGAGAGAACATGGAAGATAGGCTACTAGCAAGGTCTGTTATGGTTGATCATGATGCCAAGCTCGAGTTG ATTGGATATTCCTCAGCTGCTCAATCTGGAATCATGGAAGAATTGGACCTTTCTATTGCATCT GTTCCTGTATATATTGCTGAAAGAGCACCAACAAAACTTCGAGGTAGATTTACTTCGGCTAATCAG TTGATGGTATGTTTTGGACTTTCACTGATGTACGTCATTGGAAATGTTGTGACCTGGCCAACTTTGGCTGTAATTG GTGCTATTCCAGCTCTGCTACATGTTCTAGGATTGTTTTTCATCCTAGAATCTCCCAGATGGCTG GCAAAAGTTGGTAAACATAAGGAGCTTGAAGCCACTCTGCAGTCTCTCAGGGGAAAGAATGCTGACATTTGTCTAGAAGCAGCTGATATTATA AAGGTTGATAATCTTTCTGCCAAATATATACAGATATCTGCTGCTGGAATGTGCTTGAGTAGTTTTATTCTAGGCTTGGCATTCGCTTTTCAG GGCCTCCACCAGTTGAAGGAGCTTACTCCCATAATGGTGTTTATTGGCATACTG GGATATAGTGTAGCATTCTCATTTGGCTTAGCAGGATTACCATGGGTTATAATGTCAGAG GGTTCGGCTGGAAGCATAGTGAGTTTGGCAAATTGGACATTGTCTTGGACGG GAACATTTTTGATCTTCTCAGTCCTTTGTGGTTCAACTGTCGTTTTTATTGCAAAGCTAGTACCAGAGACTAAAGGGAAAACTTTAGAAGAAATACAAGCCTCAATTACGCAGTTTAATTCTCTAATAAGATGA